The nucleotide sequence TGGCCGCGTTCGCCGCCACCCGGGCCACCCTGGTGCTGCACCTGGCCATCACCCGCACCCGCGAGGTGATGGCCGAGCTGGCGGGGGAGTACGGCGCCGACTGCCCGGTGGTGGTGGTCTACCGCGCCAGCCAGCCCGAGGAGCTGGTGCTGCGCGGCACCGTGGGCGACATCGCCGACCAGGTGGAGGCCGCCGGGCTGCGCCAGGCCGCGATCATCCTGGTGGGCCGGGCGCTGGAGCCGGCCTCCGGTGGCGAGTCCTACTTGTACGACCGGGATCGGCCGCGGCGCAAGTAAACCCGACTTGCTCACCTCCACGCTGCAGTCCCGCGCATGGCGCGATGGCCGAGGTTGGCGGCGTTCCGCGAACCAACGAAGCGGCCCGAGCTGCAGGCCGCCCAGTGGCCGCTTGAGCTATGACGTCCCGGCGCAGGCTCCTTCCGCAAGCCGATGGCCCCGCAACTAGTGCAAACCACTCTGTCCGGACTGAGTGTGTACTTAGAGATACCGATAATCACGCTGTGTCACCGATTTGAGGCAATTTATGCAATCTCAGTGATAGTTGTTGCTGCTCTGTAACGTTCGGGGCTTCGTCTACGAGTGGTAGGCGCAGATGAAGTTGCGCCTTCCTTGGCGTTTACCACCCACATCCAAAGGAATTTGATGCCCGATCAGCGCCACGAGCCAGCCGATGCAGGACACCCTTCACAGGAGCAGGCCCCCCAGTTCGCCAGTGGTAACCAGGGGCCACCGTCGGGATATCAGGGTGCGCCTGGACCCGGATACCAGCCGGGCTACGGGCAGCAGCCGCCCCTGAACAAGAAGGACGCCAAGGCTCAGGCCGCAGCCGCGCGGGCTTACGCCAAGTCTCAGCGAAGCTGGTTCATGCGGCACAAGTTCCTCACCGCACTGGCTGCGCTCATTGTCCTCATCATCGTCATCGTTATGGCCACCAGCGCGGGCGGCGGCTCCGACAGTGATTCCGCTGGCGGGTCGGGGAGTTCTGAGCAGGCTTCTCAGGCCACCATCGGTACCCCGGTTCGGGACGGCAAGTTCGAGTTCGTGGTCAACGCCGTACAGCCCGGAACGCCCACCGTCGGGAGCGAACCATTGCAGACCACCGCCCAGGGCCAGTTCGTGGTCGTCAAGCTCTCAGTCCGCAACATCGGAGATCGCCAGCAGATTTTCAACCAGAGTGCGCAGAAGTTGATTGACCAGCAGGGTAGGGAGCTCTCGA is from Rhodococcus sp. X156 and encodes:
- a CDS encoding DUF4352 domain-containing protein; this encodes MPDQRHEPADAGHPSQEQAPQFASGNQGPPSGYQGAPGPGYQPGYGQQPPLNKKDAKAQAAAARAYAKSQRSWFMRHKFLTALAALIVLIIVIVMATSAGGGSDSDSAGGSGSSEQASQATIGTPVRDGKFEFVVNAVQPGTPTVGSEPLQTTAQGQFVVVKLSVRNIGDRQQIFNQSAQKLIDQQGRELSTSTVAGAYLDSNNFLAEINPGNSVDGTIVFDIPKDAVPTTLELHDSVFSGGVKVQLS